In Cicer arietinum cultivar CDC Frontier isolate Library 1 chromosome 7, Cicar.CDCFrontier_v2.0, whole genome shotgun sequence, the genomic window ttttatgtgtaacTTTAGGTTTAGCTACAGGGTTTATGATATTATTGCAATGGTATTCATTTGATGCTACATAAGTTGAACTTTGATATTTATTtggttatattattttgttcagCTTCTTTGCTATGGAAGACTCGGATTCAGTTGCTAAAATGATAGACTCTACATCATCAAAGATACAACAGCTGCAAAAGGCTTTTGCTGAACTTGAAAGTTACCGAGCTGTTACTCTTAACTTGAAATGGAAAGAACTAGAGGAACATTTTCACGGGCTGGAGAAGTCCTTGAAGAGGCGCTTTCATGAACTGGAAGACCAAGAAAAAGTGTTTGAAAGCAAAACAAGGAAAGCTCGTGAAGTGTTGGAGAAACAGGAAGCAGCTGTTTTTGCCAAGGAGCAAGCCACATTGCAGAGGCTTCAAGAGAAAAGAGATGCTTCTGTATTCACCATTGTAAATGCCCAAGAAAAGCACAGAAAGGTTTCAACAAAGGATTTGGGTATTCTCTTTAATGGGGGTCAAGGGCCACCAAGTGTTGAGGAGAAACCTTTGGATGCTGCGTCTACTGGGGCTAAAGGCAACTTAGAAAATGTTAAACTTTCTCCTGAAAATGGAAATGCAGACTTGATGTCGTATCCAGAGTTGGTAAGACTATGCAAAGAGATGGATGCTGCTGGACTTCATAAATTTATATCTGACAACCGCAAGAACCTTGCCACTGTAAGGGACGAAATACCACATGCATTAAGAGCTGCCCCTAATGCTGCCTGTTTAGTTTTAGATTCTTTGGAAGGATTTTATTGTATGGAAGTGTCAAGTCAGGATATAAAGAAGGATGCTAACTTGCTGGGTCTTCGCAGAACCAGTATTATGTTGCTGGAATGTGTAAATGATTTCCTGACCAATTGGGGTTCTATTACAAATGTGATTTCCAAAGATATCAAGGACAGGGCAAAGGCAGTTGCTGAAGACTGGAAACCGAGATTGGATGCTCTTGACATGGATGCTAGCAATGGGAATTCCTTGGAGGCTCATGCGTTTTTGCAACTTCTAGCCAGTTTTGGTATTGCCTCTGATTTTAACGAGGAGGAGGTATCCAGGCTAATTCCAATGGTATCTCGGCGTCGCCAAACTGCTGATTTATGCCGGTGTCTTGGGTTGTCGGAGAAGATGCCTGGTTTGTATTGGCtctcttatttttataatagttattttatgcACTGAGTCTTCATCTAATTATCTCATGTTCATCTTTTTCAATGTTTCTAGATTTACATTATGAAAAAGTTGTTTCCTTAGGTATCTTTAAATGTTTCtctgtttatttaaatttcaatgaTGCATTTTACTTTGGATGTGCAGGTGTGATTAAAGTTTTGGTAAACAGTGGGCGGCAAATTGATGCTGTTAACTTGGCTTTTGCATTTGATCTTACAGAACAATTTTCACCTATTCCTTTGCTGAAGTCTTACCTGAATGATGCTAAGAAAATTTCTTCTCCAGTCAAAAGTGTTAACTCATCCCCCACTGCACAGGTAAATTCTTCAGTGTCGGCTACATATAGAAATCATTCCTTCTGTTGTTTTCTTTTAATGATTTAAACTAGTGCTATGAACTATCATATAGTTCTTCTGACTTGTATGTCCAGATGTAATTGAGGTTGTTAGTTGTCTAAATTTTTTAGTGTCATTGTGAAATATTAATGTTTGTAGTTCCAAAGGAATAACTGTCTTATagtatttttagaatattttcgGAGTATGTCGCCAAATCAGACACTCTTCTAAATTAAGGAGCAGTTTCAGAAGCTGTACCCTAATTTTATTATGCTTCCACTCTATGTTTCTGTTTAACCTAAGCTCGTATTGCGTTTTGGCATGGTATGAAACCATTCATGAGTTTTCTCCTAATAATTAAGTTTTTGTAGAATTGGTTCATCCCATGTTATGTGAGCTTCTATGACCAAGTGGTCTAGAGTTTGATCCTTACCAACCCCATTCTTCCATGTAAAAGTTGAATTCAACACAAGGTAGATGGATTTATGCAATGTCCGCCCTTCAAGCCCAAAGGTCGCTTTTGTCAAAGGGCATAATAGATATAAAATCATATTCACGAGGACTTGTGTAACATTTATCAACATAAGCCTTTGAGAGAGTTACCCTCGAAGAGCTAGCTTAATTTCACTAATTTCTATGATTTTTGAATTGACTCAGTTTTCTATGCTTTAAGTTGAGTTCCTCTCTTCATATATTGGGTTTCTCAATCGTCTGGTGCACCAGAGATAACTGAATAATCATATTATCGATCACAGGAATCACACGCAGTACTGCTTTACACTTGCTGTTCCCCGAGACAAAGTCTCCTACAGATAGTATTCTCTGCCCACAATAGAGCATACCTTCACATGCATGATGCCCACCCTATTATCACATATACTCCTAACAATAATATCCGGTGGTTATTTTCTAATCATAACTGCCATTAAGTAGTTCTTCCCATAGTTATTTCCTAATCTAACTTCCATCAGGCAGTCACTCCTGCTGTTTTTATGCGGTCTAGGGTACCCCTTTCAAATGGGTGGTTTGGATGATCTAAGACCATTAGATATGTCCCTCAGATCCCATTGGTGATTTGCAGAAGCTCTATGCTGCTGTGGGTGGTAGCTTCTGTGGCTGTGGGGACAGGTGGCGATTACGTggataacaatttttttaccaGTATCTGTTGTATGGCCACCAGAAAAAGGTGGAGCACAATCTCATTCTTTGAATAGTTGTAATGGCAATTAAGATATTTTACCTAACTGCTGTGGTTGAATTTTGTGGAATAATGGGGACAAAAATGTTTGATTCCAGTAATTAGAGCGATGTAAAGtgaagttaaataaaatataatggaaGACATTTAGTATCATCATGGATTCCCCTAAGGATGTATCCAATGCATGTATGGTATAGAAGCATTTATTTGGTGTTTCTGTCAGGTCCTTAttttatgctccaaaataacTACAATGAAAATGTATCTTCAATATTCATCATGATGTTTGATAATGGAAATGTGTGTGAATATTCCTAATGACTTGCTATTGTCTCAGGTTGAGGTTAATGAAAGAGAGCTGTTTGCTCTTAAGGCAGTAACCAAGTGCATTGAAGAACATAAACTTGATGAGCAGTATCCTATGGATCCTCTCCAGAAACGAGTCATCCAACTAGAGAAGGCCAAGGCCGACAAAAAGAGGGAAACCGAAGCGACAAAGCCTCAACCCAAGAGACCCCGTGCTAATGGTGTGGGATATGGTCCTCGTGTCACTAACATTCCTTCTGACAAAACTTCCTATGCTAGAGTTGCTGACAGGTACCTGCCGCAGTATGTGTATGACCGACCTTACTTGTACCCAGGACCAACTGAAAATCACTGTGCCCCATTCCTGGGTTCTGCAACCTACAATGTCTCTCCCAATCCTGGAAATTACTTCGGAAATGGCTACCAGTATCAAGCTACATATCTCCACTAATTAGCAGAGATGGTGAGCTGAAAACTAGGGTCCCTTCTTTTAAGTCTTAACCCTTAAGCTGTTGTATGCTGTTCTTCTTTATAATGTTAAAATCGGTTAAACAGGTGAAATGTAATGTTAAAATTTAACTTTGGTGCTAGAAA contains:
- the LOC101499533 gene encoding FRIGIDA-like protein 3, whose translation is MEDSDSVAKMIDSTSSKIQQLQKAFAELESYRAVTLNLKWKELEEHFHGLEKSLKRRFHELEDQEKVFESKTRKAREVLEKQEAAVFAKEQATLQRLQEKRDASVFTIVNAQEKHRKVSTKDLGILFNGGQGPPSVEEKPLDAASTGAKGNLENVKLSPENGNADLMSYPELVRLCKEMDAAGLHKFISDNRKNLATVRDEIPHALRAAPNAACLVLDSLEGFYCMEVSSQDIKKDANLLGLRRTSIMLLECVNDFLTNWGSITNVISKDIKDRAKAVAEDWKPRLDALDMDASNGNSLEAHAFLQLLASFGIASDFNEEEVSRLIPMVSRRRQTADLCRCLGLSEKMPGVIKVLVNSGRQIDAVNLAFAFDLTEQFSPIPLLKSYLNDAKKISSPVKSVNSSPTAQVEVNERELFALKAVTKCIEEHKLDEQYPMDPLQKRVIQLEKAKADKKRETEATKPQPKRPRANGVGYGPRVTNIPSDKTSYARVADRYLPQYVYDRPYLYPGPTENHCAPFLGSATYNVSPNPGNYFGNGYQYQATYLH